The Candidatus Saccharibacteria bacterium sequence ATGTACGACGAAGCAAGCAGGCTTATCAATGAAGCAAAAAGAATAATCATCATTCAGGCGGAAAACCCAGACGGCGACAGCTTGGGAAGCAGCTTGGCACTCGAGGAAATTCTTGGCGACCTAGGCAAGGATATTACGCTTTATTGCCCTGTTGAAATTCCAAAGTACATGCGTTACATTACCGGCTGGGATAGGGTAGTTGGCGATTTCGACGACAAGGCCGATCTTGCAATTATCGTTGATACGAGCGCCGATGTTCTTATTACAAAAGTTCTTGAAACTCCTGGTATTCGTCATTTTCTCGAATCGCACCCCGTACTTGTTATCGATCACCACACAACAAAATCAACACTCAGCTTCGACCACACTGCATTAGCCGTCGAAGAAGCCGTAGCGACTAGCGAAGTACTCTATGGCCTCGCAACCCACAATAACTGGCAAATCAACGCGCAGGCGGCCGAAAACATGCTAGTGGCCATTCTTTCAGATAGCCTTGGGTTATCAACCCAAAATGTCACGCCAGCAAGCTTTTTTGTCGCCGGTAAATTAGTCGAACTTGGCGCGTCGCCATCGGCT is a genomic window containing:
- a CDS encoding DHH family phosphoesterase: MYDEASRLINEAKRIIIIQAENPDGDSLGSSLALEEILGDLGKDITLYCPVEIPKYMRYITGWDRVVGDFDDKADLAIIVDTSADVLITKVLETPGIRHFLESHPVLVIDHHTTKSTLSFDHTALAVEEAVATSEVLYGLATHNNWQINAQAAENMLVAILSDSLGLSTQNVTPASFFVAGKLVELGASPSAIEGRRREFMKKSPEILAYKGLLLSRIEYLLDGKLALIHIPWEEIQAYSDQYNPSVLVLDEMRLVEGVELGVAIKTYPDGKITGKLRGNLPIAEEVAGYFGGGGHKYAAGFRAYEQYDKIVPELVIAADKALKAHADDTKAS